The Marinomonas profundi DNA segment TCGTAATTTAACGCCCGCGGAGATTATTGGGCAGGTGTGGATTGCGATTAAATCGTTTGGCCCTATGGATCCGAATGGCCCTCGTCGCGTGACTAACGTGGTAATGATGGGCATGGGCGAGCCCTTGATGAACTTTGAGCCAGTGGTCGATGCGATGATCCTGATGATGCATGATCACGCGTACGGTTTGTCTAAGCGTCGCGTTACTTTGAGCACTTCTGGTGTGGTGCCTAAAATTTATGAACTGGTCAAGCGAACCGATGTGTCGTTGGCCATTTCGTTGCATGCGCCAAATGACGCCTTGCGTAATGAGCTGGTGCCCATTAATAAAAAATACCCCATTGCGGAACTGCTCGAAGCGTGTCAGTTTTATTTGGCAAATTTGCCGGATAAGCGCCACATTACGATTGAGTACACGTTAATGTCAGGTGTGAATGACAATGAAGAGCAAGCCCATGAATTGGCTGAGCTTCTTAGTGTGTTGGAATGTAAAATCAACTTGATTCCATTTAATCCATTCCCACATTCGGGTTATGAAAAACCGTCTAATAATCGTACGCGCCGCTTCCAGAAGATTTTGGCGGATGCGGGTTACACGGTGACGGTTCGCACCACTCGTGGTGATGATATTGATGCGGCATGCGGTCAATTGGTGGGGGATTTTCATGATAAAACACGCCGTAGTCAGAAATACATCGAATTGCGTGAAGTAAAAAGCTAATCTCTTAAATTATTGAATTTTGGTATGACAAGGATGTCATTATGCGATTGTGGTTGCTGCTGTTTTTATTGTGTTGTGTGCTTAGTACATCGTGTGCTTACCAGACTGTTTCACCGTCACGACCCGCTATTTCCGAGTCTAAACGCTTATCGATTATTCAAGCGCATCTCTTGTTGGGGCAGTTGGAGGTGGCGAAAAAGCAGCTTGATAAAGTAAGTGAAGCGAATCAAGGGCGAGATTATTGGCGCCTACTAAGCTTATACTGGTTAAGTATGGAAGAGTCCGAGCAAGCCCTTTCTGCGCATAAGCAAGGGCTTGAAATGTACCCAAATGATAGCTTTATGTGGAATAATTATGGCGTGCTATTAGGGGTTCAAAAACGCTGGGGAGAAGCGTGTGACGCATTTGATAATGCAGAAAAATACGCGCAGTTTAGGCGTCAATCTGTGCAAATAAATCTTTCTCGATGTGCATTACGTCAGAATGACGTAAAATTCGCTGGAATCCACCTAAATCAAGCAAAAGAAATTGCAGATTTGCCACTGATAGGTTTGATGACAGAGCTCAATCTTGTTTTAATACAAGGTAATAATGACCAAGCTCGCTTAATTTTAAATAATATCCAGGCTACGAAAAAAATTGCCCGAGGATCGGTGCATTTTGATGAATACAACTGTCTGTCGTGGCACTTAACTGTACACGAGACTGACCCTACACTGTATTCGTTTGCGAGTAATTTTACATGCCTGAATGGCTCAAGGTATTGACATGACAACTGAATTTCAAACGGACGCTTCTGTAAACACAATGAACCAAGACTCCATTAATATTGGTAAGCGATTAAAGACTAAAAGGATAGAACTTGAGTTTGATGAAAGGCATGTAGCCACCGAACTGAAAATCACCATAGATCAAGTTCGTGCGCTTGAGGCGAATAATTTTACATACTTCCGCTCGGTGACTTTTGCGCGTGGCTTTTTGAAGAGCTATTGTCGGCTCTTAGGAGTTGATCATACCGAAATGCTGGGGGCGTTTGATAGTGAACGGGTAAATGCCGAATCGACGATTAAACCGGTTGATAAGGTGAATAAACAGACGCATTTAGGCGATCCTATTGTTATTTTAATTTCGATTGTGATTGTCGCCGTGTTGGTGTTTTTAGTGTTTTGGTGGCCCTCTCAAAACGCGGCGTCGGATATCGCTGACGAACAAAGACGTGGTGACAACCATGAACTCACCGAGTCAGAAGCAAGTGAACGCGCGGCCGAACTTGAAAATATAACCGCGCCTTCCGCTGATGCCCCTGTTGAACGTACTGCTGACGACGCCATCGAGTCGGCTGACAATAATCAATCAGACAGTAATCAATCGAACAACAATCAATCAGACAACAATTTATCTGACAATAAAGCACCTGAGATAGCCGATAATACGCTTGATGAGCCTTTGCCAAGTCAAAATGCTGGAGGGGAACAAGATGTTCAAAATAGTGAGGTTGCCACCGGCCTTTCTGCTGAGACAATGGCTATTTTGGAAGAAGCGGGTGTGACACCTAATGACGTGGTAAGGGCGAAAAAAGAGGTCGCCTCAGTAGAATCCCTGCCGTCTTATGTCGACGAAGTTGAAATGGTATTTGATGCGGACTGTTGGACCGAGGTAAGGGATGCAACGGGTAAAATCTTGTTTTCTGGCGTCAAAACAGCCGGAAGTCAGTTGTCATTAACCGGCAGCGCACCGTATAGAGTCGTGTTGGGTTACGCCAGAGGCGTGTCATCTTTGAAGTACAAGGGTGAAAGCTTCGATTTTTCTTCTTTTATTCGTAATGATTTGGCTCGATTTGAGCTCAAGTAGAGACACTTATGCATTTTGAATCCCCGATTAAACGCCGTCACTCTCGCCAAATTATGGTCGGTAATGTGCCCGTTGGCGGCGGCGCACCGATTAGTGTTCAGAGTATGACGAACACAGAGACCTGTGATGTTGATGCTACCGTTGCGCAAATTCGTGCAATTGCTGAGGCGGGAGGGGACATTGTTCGTGTGTCTATTCCGTCTATGGACGCGGCAGAGGCCTTTAAAAAAATACGCCAAGCCGTTTCCATTCCTTTGGTTGCCGACATACATTTTGATTATAAAATTGCCTTAAAAGTAGCCGAATATGGTGTTGATTGCTTGCGGATTAATCCCGGCAATATTGGTAATAAAGACCGTGTGCGGGCTGTCGTTGATTGTGCGCGTGACAAAAACATTCCGATTCGTATTGGTGTTAACGCTGGGTCTTTGGAAAAAGACCTACAGAAAAAATATGGCGAGCCAACACCAGATGCACTAGTCGAATCCGCTTTTCGCCAGATTCAGTACTTTGATGAATTGGATTTTCATGAGTACAAGTTGAGTCTAAAAGCGTCTGATATTTTCATGACGGTTGAGGCGTATCGTAAAATTGCTAGCCAAATAGACAACCCATTGCATTTAGGGATTACCGAGGCGGGTGGCTTACGCTCTGGCACGGTGAAATCGTCTATTGGCCTAGGTTTATTGTTAATGGATGGTATAGGAGACACCTTACGGGTTTCTTTAGCCGCTGATCCAGTGCAAGAAATTAAAGTCGGTTGGGATATGCTGCGCAGTTTGAAATTACGTAACCGCGGCATTAATTTTATTGCTTGTCCAAGCTGCTCGCGCCAGAACTTCGATGTTATTAAGACCATGAA contains these protein-coding regions:
- the rlmN gene encoding 23S rRNA (adenine(2503)-C(2))-methyltransferase RlmN produces the protein MTDIKKVNLLGLSPDKLIEFFESIGEKKFRATQVIKWIHQKGAESFEEMTDVSKALRAKLEQICEIRGPEVVSQNISTDGTRKWVIRTEGGKNDCVETVLIPDGDRATLCVSSQVGCSLDCSFCSTGKQGFNRNLTPAEIIGQVWIAIKSFGPMDPNGPRRVTNVVMMGMGEPLMNFEPVVDAMILMMHDHAYGLSKRRVTLSTSGVVPKIYELVKRTDVSLAISLHAPNDALRNELVPINKKYPIAELLEACQFYLANLPDKRHITIEYTLMSGVNDNEEQAHELAELLSVLECKINLIPFNPFPHSGYEKPSNNRTRRFQKILADAGYTVTVRTTRGDDIDAACGQLVGDFHDKTRRSQKYIELREVKS
- a CDS encoding RodZ domain-containing protein, yielding MTTEFQTDASVNTMNQDSINIGKRLKTKRIELEFDERHVATELKITIDQVRALEANNFTYFRSVTFARGFLKSYCRLLGVDHTEMLGAFDSERVNAESTIKPVDKVNKQTHLGDPIVILISIVIVAVLVFLVFWWPSQNAASDIADEQRRGDNHELTESEASERAAELENITAPSADAPVERTADDAIESADNNQSDSNQSNNNQSDNNLSDNKAPEIADNTLDEPLPSQNAGGEQDVQNSEVATGLSAETMAILEEAGVTPNDVVRAKKEVASVESLPSYVDEVEMVFDADCWTEVRDATGKILFSGVKTAGSQLSLTGSAPYRVVLGYARGVSSLKYKGESFDFSSFIRNDLARFELK
- the ispG gene encoding flavodoxin-dependent (E)-4-hydroxy-3-methylbut-2-enyl-diphosphate synthase, producing MHFESPIKRRHSRQIMVGNVPVGGGAPISVQSMTNTETCDVDATVAQIRAIAEAGGDIVRVSIPSMDAAEAFKKIRQAVSIPLVADIHFDYKIALKVAEYGVDCLRINPGNIGNKDRVRAVVDCARDKNIPIRIGVNAGSLEKDLQKKYGEPTPDALVESAFRQIQYFDELDFHEYKLSLKASDIFMTVEAYRKIASQIDNPLHLGITEAGGLRSGTVKSSIGLGLLLMDGIGDTLRVSLAADPVQEIKVGWDMLRSLKLRNRGINFIACPSCSRQNFDVIKTMNELEERLEDIVVPMDVAVIGCVVNGPGEAKEADIGLAGGSPNNLIYQDGKPNSKTKNATLVDDLERMIRQKALLKERELANIIVKN